The Flavobacteriales bacterium genome contains the following window.
TCGTGACACGCAACGCCGTGCGCAGCGCAACCAGCCACTATAGTTATGACACGTCGAAGGTCCGCGCTTTGGGTATCACGTTCCGCCCTCCGGAGGAGACCATCCTGAACGCGGTCGCGTTCGCAAGGCGTTCAGCGTGACCGCCCGGTTCGGCTGTGCTCAGCGCTTGTTGTTCAGGATGGTGAGGTGGCCCGTGAAGGGCTTCTCCGCGCCTTCCACCGTCACCTCGTAGTAATAGGTGCCGTCGCTCACGCCATCGGCATCCCACTGGTTGCGGTAGTTGCTCGCCTCGTACACCTTCTGCCCCCAGCGGTTGAATATGGTGACGGTGTTGGTGGTCCCGAGGATCCCTTCGATGATGAACTTGTCGTTCTCGCCATCGTTGTTGGGGCTGAACACGTTGGGGATCACGATGTCGCAGCCGCTCTCCACCACCACGGTGGAAGCGACCGTCTTGTTGCACTCATCGGTAACGGTGATCGTGTACTCTCCGTCCTCCAGGCCGGGCACCCAGTTCACCAGGCCGGTCACACCGTCCTCCCAAACCGGGCTCAGGTCGCCGAATCCGCCTGAGACCGCGGCCGTAACCAGCACGCTGTCGTCCTCGCACTCCAACAGCAGGTTGGTGGTGCTCAGGATCATGGGCACGTACTCGACGATGGGCACGGTGGCGGTGCTGACACTCGTATCGCCGCACGCGTTGATGAACGTGGCGGTGAGCACGATCTCTTCTTGTCCTTCGGCCACATTGTCCTCGAACGCTTCGATGGGGAAGCTCACGCTGTTCTGCCCGTCGGGGATGGTGATGACCGTGGGGATGCTCGTGTAGTCCGTGCCGTTCGTTGCCGTGCCGCCCACCACAACGCTCACGTCGATGTCGCTGTCAGAGCCGGGCCGCGTGATGGTGAAGGTGGCATCGGTGCATCCCTCCGTCAATGTGCCGTCGGCGCTGGCGGTCACGATCTCCAGGTCGATGTTGTTCGGGCTGGTGAAACTGCCGCCTTCCAGGAACACACCACTGTCCCAAACCGTGTCGCCGACGTCCGCAAGGGCCAGCTTGATATGGTATTGCTGCCCGCACTGGACGATCACGCTCGCCGTTAGGACCACGGTGAATCCGTCGTAGCCAACTGTGGGGCTGCCTGCGGGGTTCTGCACATAATAAACGGAGTTTGCCGTCCAGTTCGGGTCCAGGTTGGCGCACTGAGTGGGATCACCCCCAGTGGTGCTGCCGGGCACGCCAAGGTTCACCGTGTTGATGGAAATGGGCACATTGGTGTTCGGCACAAGGGCGATGTTCACCGCGTTGTTCGAGTAAGGACCGTTCAGACCGGGCCCACTGACGAAGAACCCGAACACATCGGTCACGGTCCCGCACACGAACTCGTCGTATTCGTCGCTGCCGAAAACGAAATTGAAGCTCAGGGAATCGCCGGTCGGAACGAAATCGAATTCGAGGACCGCCTTGTCGTTGGTTCCCAGGCCACCAACAAGAAGTTCCAGGTCCGCATCGTTCGCCCCGAAGTTGCCACCACCGGAGGAATAGCTGTCCGAGTTGTTCGGGCCGGGCCCACTGGTGAGGTCACCCGTGGCCAGCATGAGGCCATTGGCCAAGCCGATGTTGCTGTTGCTTCCATCGAAACTCCCGATCTGCTCATTGATGGTCGTCCCGGGCAGCCCATTGAACGTCACGTTGCTTACCGTTACACCACCGCCCAATAGCACCTGTTGCACCAACTGCTCCGGGGTAAGGGTATTGCTGGTCGTCAACTGCCCCGATGCCGCAACGGCCAGGACGTTCGACGCCAGTACCACCATCCACTTCCTTGCTTCCATGTTCCTTGTTTATCTGATCAACGTCACGTTGCCCACATACTCAACGGGGCCGAACCTACGACCGCTCGTCTTGAGTTTCCAGACGTACACGTCCTGTTTCGGCGCCGCGCCGCCCACCTTGCCGTCCCATGCGGTGGAGGGGTTGTTGCTGGCGAAGATGAGCTCACCCCACCGGTCGAACACACTGAACTCGAAATCGCTCAGGTCGTGGCCGATCGGCCCGAACATGTCGTTCACGCCATCGCCATCGGGGGTGAAGCTGTTCGGCACATAAACATGGGCAGGTGGTTGCACCACCAGCATGACGCTGTCCACACAACCGATGGGGTTCCACACGGTCAACCAAACTTCGTGATCGTCACTATCAAGATAGCGGTGAGCGGTGTACTGGGCACTGTCGGTCGTCCCATCGCCGAGGTCCCAGTACCACTGTGTGGTGTTGTTGCTGCTCAGGTTGTCGAACGTGACGTCGAACTCGCCGATGTAGTTCACCGTGAAGAGCGCCGTTACGTCCTGCACGTCCATGAACACGTCTTCGGAAAGGACATAACCGCAGGCATCGGTGACCGTGACCGTATAAGTGCCCGGGGCGGTGGGCGCAATGGTCGTATCGGCCCTGGAACCGTTGATCGGAGACCACACGTAGGAATAACCGCCTGCACCCCCGGAGGCCAAAGCGCTGAGGAAGCCCTCATCACCGAGGCAGATCGCGGTGTCGGGCACGGCCCACAGCATGAATGGGTCCCACACGGGCAACTGCACCGTAACGTCGTCACTGCCCACGTTGCCACATTCATCCAGCACCGTAATGAAGTACGTGTAAGTGCCGATCACCGGCACCCCCGGAACTGTATCGGTGGTGCTCAGCACGCTGAAACCGTCGGTCCACTCCCACGTGTACACACCGCTTCCACCTGTGAGCGACGCGATGTACAGGTCCACGGCATCACCCGGGCAGAGCACCGTGGTATCGTTGTTCGTTTGCACCACCACCGGCGGTAGCGGCAACGGCGACACAACGATGGTGTCCGCATCGCCCATGCCACAGCCCGCTTCAACGGTGATGTAGTACGTGGCCAGCGGGCCGCTGTTGATGGGCAGCGATGTCGTGGTGCTCAGAACGTTGCCCTGATCATCGGTCCACTCGTAGGTGTAATTGCCGTCACCACCTGTTGTGCTGATCACTTGAAGCACCGCGGCTTGCGGACAGCCCAAGGCGGTGTCATTGGTCACTGTCATGTCCACCGGTGGATAGACAGGAACATCAATAGTGATGGTCCCGGTCTGTGGTGCCTGCCCACAGGTGTCCGTCACTGTCACCGTGTACGTGGTGGTGACAGGTGGCGAAACGGTAAGGGTCGCTGTTGTGTCGCCAGTGTTCCAGGTGTATTGATAGTTGCCGTAACCCTGGAAGACGTTCGGGCCGATCGTCACCGTTTCGTCGCAAGCGATCGCGGTGTCGGCCACCGTGATGTACATGGGCTGCGCCTCATTGATGTAGAACGTGAAGTTGGTGACCACCAATTGACCACTGCATTGGGCGACGTTGCTGATGGTGATCTCCACGGTTTCCAGACCATCAGGGTCCAACGGTGCGGTAAGGATGAACTGCACCGTGGTATCTCCGGGCAGAAAGACGACCTCATTGGGCAACACGGGCAAATAGTCGGTTCCGCCGATGGCC
Protein-coding sequences here:
- a CDS encoding choice-of-anchor L domain-containing protein, encoding MEARKWMVVLASNVLAVAASGQLTTSNTLTPEQLVQQVLLGGGVTVSNVTFNGLPGTTINEQIGSFDGSNSNIGLANGLMLATGDLTSGPGPNNSDSYSSGGGNFGANDADLELLVGGLGTNDKAVLEFDFVPTGDSLSFNFVFGSDEYDEFVCGTVTDVFGFFVSGPGLNGPYSNNAVNIALVPNTNVPISINTVNLGVPGSTTGGDPTQCANLDPNWTANSVYYVQNPAGSPTVGYDGFTVVLTASVIVQCGQQYHIKLALADVGDTVWDSGVFLEGGSFTSPNNIDLEIVTASADGTLTEGCTDATFTITRPGSDSDIDVSVVVGGTATNGTDYTSIPTVITIPDGQNSVSFPIEAFEDNVAEGQEEIVLTATFINACGDTSVSTATVPIVEYVPMILSTTNLLLECEDDSVLVTAAVSGGFGDLSPVWEDGVTGLVNWVPGLEDGEYTITVTDECNKTVASTVVVESGCDIVIPNVFSPNNDGENDKFIIEGILGTTNTVTIFNRWGQKVYEASNYRNQWDADGVSDGTYYYEVTVEGAEKPFTGHLTILNNKR
- a CDS encoding choice-of-anchor L domain-containing protein, which translates into the protein MRKLFYTIVALVAQLPVHGQIVLQNTLTPEQLVQQVLLGSGVSVTNITFNGLPGNTITEQMGEFDATNAQLAMALGVIMATGDIDNAMGPNNLGSNSLGGGNFGQTDPDLEILASPQLVNDAAVLEFDFIPNGDTLKFDFIFASDEYPEYVCGVNDVFGFFISGPGFNGPFSNNAENIALVPGTTIPISINTVNNGTVGANGILANCVASSAQWNQQALYYVDNGNGTNAPYNVDPQYLQYDGMTTVLTAFALVTCGLQYHIKIAIGDASDTAFDSAVFLKAGSFTSNAAVTASLSTAVGLVDSTLYEGCATAVLEFERYAGFATTDTVQLVVGGTAIGGTDYLPVLPNEVVFLPGDTTVQFILTAPLDPDGLETVEITISNVAQCSGQLVVTNFTFYINEAQPMYITVADTAIACDETVTIGPNVFQGYGNYQYTWNTGDTTATLTVSPPVTTTYTVTVTDTCGQAPQTGTITIDVPVYPPVDMTVTNDTALGCPQAAVLQVISTTGGDGNYTYEWTDDQGNVLSTTTSLPINSGPLATYYITVEAGCGMGDADTIVVSPLPLPPVVVQTNNDTTVLCPGDAVDLYIASLTGGSGVYTWEWTDGFSVLSTTDTVPGVPVIGTYTYFITVLDECGNVGSDDVTVQLPVWDPFMLWAVPDTAICLGDEGFLSALASGGAGGYSYVWSPINGSRADTTIAPTAPGTYTVTVTDACGYVLSEDVFMDVQDVTALFTVNYIGEFDVTFDNLSSNNTTQWYWDLGDGTTDSAQYTAHRYLDSDDHEVWLTVWNPIGCVDSVMLVVQPPAHVYVPNSFTPDGDGVNDMFGPIGHDLSDFEFSVFDRWGELIFASNNPSTAWDGKVGGAAPKQDVYVWKLKTSGRRFGPVEYVGNVTLIR